A portion of the Algimonas porphyrae genome contains these proteins:
- a CDS encoding HpcH/HpaI aldolase family protein, translating to MSFRDRLESGDLIWGPFYTSPAIAHLEATARIDCDCVCLDGEHGVFDRIDLNLGILALRAAGRAAIVRIAQNDPSLIGAALDSGADAILCPHVRTADDAQSLASHARYATGRGFSGSVRSAAYGAQSLTEQIVQADRHIAVIAQIEDADALDHVEPICATPGLDAIFIGRSDLTVSMGKTDRDDPAVTDAVIHIAETARRHGKRIGTFVGTASEIPKWRAHGVHFFLMGSDISLLIAGANGLASQIREHG from the coding sequence ATGAGCTTTCGTGACCGTCTTGAATCCGGCGACCTTATCTGGGGTCCCTTCTACACATCCCCTGCAATCGCCCATCTGGAAGCGACAGCCCGGATCGATTGCGACTGCGTCTGCCTGGACGGCGAACACGGCGTTTTCGACAGGATCGATCTCAATCTGGGCATTCTGGCCCTGCGGGCCGCCGGTCGGGCGGCAATAGTCCGGATCGCCCAGAACGATCCGTCCCTGATCGGGGCTGCGCTCGATTCGGGGGCCGATGCCATTCTCTGCCCCCACGTCCGCACGGCTGATGATGCCCAATCGCTCGCAAGTCACGCCCGTTACGCTACGGGCCGCGGCTTTTCGGGCTCGGTCCGATCAGCGGCCTATGGCGCGCAGTCTCTGACGGAACAGATCGTACAGGCCGATCGCCATATTGCCGTCATCGCCCAGATCGAAGACGCCGACGCGCTCGACCATGTCGAGCCCATTTGCGCCACGCCGGGACTGGATGCGATCTTCATCGGTCGGTCCGATCTGACCGTTTCGATGGGGAAAACGGATCGGGACGACCCGGCCGTCACAGACGCCGTCATCCACATTGCCGAGACGGCCCGTCGCCACGGAAAAAGGATCGGAACCTTTGTCGGAACGGCCAGCGAAATCCCGAAATGGCGCGCACATGGTGTCCATTTCTTTTTGATGGGATCTGATATCAGCCTGCTGATCGCAGGTGCCAACGGGCTGGCATCACAGATCCGTGAGCATGGCTGA
- a CDS encoding acetyl-CoA C-acetyltransferase, with amino-acid sequence MAEAFIYDAVRTPRGKGKKDGSLHEITPLQLAAQVMKAIPERLNIDKGEVEDVAFGCVSPVGEQGSVITRTAVLEAGYPIQTSGIQVNRFCGSGLEATNIAAAKVMSGECDIAMGGGVESMSRVPMGSDGGAMVADPEAMFDLYFVPQGISADLIATKYGFSRDDADAYAVESHKRATKAWDEGRFDKSIIPVKDVMGVEILARDETIRPKTDMQALGALNPSFAMLGQNFGFNDVAKLRYPEVEAINHIHHAGNSSGIVDGAAAVLLGNKDAGERLGMKPRARIVSMASIGSEPTIMLMGPEVAAQKALKRAGMKSTDIDIYELNEAFAAVVLRFMQAMDVDHSIMNVNGGAIAMGHPLGATGAMVLGTMVDELERADKETALVTLCIGGGMGIATIIERV; translated from the coding sequence ATGGCCGAAGCATTCATCTACGACGCGGTGAGAACACCGCGCGGCAAAGGCAAAAAAGACGGCAGCCTGCACGAAATCACGCCTCTACAGCTCGCCGCACAGGTCATGAAAGCCATTCCGGAGCGGTTGAACATCGACAAGGGCGAAGTCGAAGATGTCGCCTTTGGCTGTGTGTCCCCGGTCGGCGAGCAGGGATCGGTCATCACCCGCACGGCTGTGCTCGAGGCGGGCTATCCGATCCAGACCTCCGGTATACAGGTCAACCGCTTCTGCGGCTCGGGGCTGGAAGCCACCAACATTGCAGCAGCCAAGGTCATGTCCGGCGAATGCGACATCGCCATGGGCGGCGGCGTCGAAAGCATGAGCCGCGTACCCATGGGTAGCGACGGCGGCGCCATGGTGGCCGACCCGGAAGCCATGTTCGACCTCTATTTCGTGCCGCAGGGCATTTCAGCAGACTTGATTGCAACAAAATACGGCTTTTCCCGCGACGATGCGGACGCCTATGCCGTCGAAAGCCATAAGCGCGCGACCAAGGCCTGGGACGAAGGCCGTTTCGACAAGTCGATCATTCCGGTCAAGGATGTGATGGGCGTCGAAATCCTGGCCCGTGACGAAACGATCCGTCCCAAGACGGATATGCAGGCCCTCGGAGCACTCAACCCGTCCTTCGCCATGCTGGGACAGAACTTCGGCTTCAATGACGTCGCCAAACTGCGCTATCCAGAAGTCGAAGCGATCAACCATATCCACCATGCCGGCAACAGCTCCGGTATCGTCGACGGGGCGGCCGCGGTGCTGCTCGGCAATAAGGATGCGGGTGAGCGCCTCGGCATGAAGCCGCGAGCGCGCATCGTGTCCATGGCGTCCATCGGCTCTGAACCGACCATCATGCTGATGGGTCCGGAAGTGGCGGCGCAAAAAGCCCTGAAACGGGCTGGCATGAAATCGACCGATATCGATATTTACGAGCTCAACGAAGCCTTTGCCGCTGTCGTGCTTCGCTTCATGCAGGCGATGGATGTGGATCATTCGATCATGAACGTGAATGGCGGGGCGATCGCCATGGGCCATCCGCTGGGCGCGACGGGTGCGATGGTGCTCGGCACCATGGTGGACGAGCTGGAACGGGCCGACAAGGAAACCGCCCTCGTCACGCTCTGCATCGGCGGCGGGATGGGCATCGCGACCATCATCGAGCGCGTTTAG
- a CDS encoding 3-hydroxyacyl-CoA dehydrogenase NAD-binding domain-containing protein gives MADYTTFSVETDADGIALMTIDVPNQGMNVIDENFMAEMPRFFDAFIASETMTGLVIASGRKNAFMAGADLRMLEKQDGTLDKAAFEAGMTLNRAFRKLETGGHTDREIQREGKKAKPVAVALEGLALGGGLELALAGHYRVVADSPKVKLGLPEVLVGLLPGGGGTQRVPRLIGLQNAAQMITTGTNLNAQKAKAQGLVHEVVEPGTTIDAAKAWVKDNMAGTLQPWDVKGFKVPGGAGATNPKAVQFFSAANAMALAKSKDNFPAIKAIMSCLYEGTMLPMSKAIEVETKYFLSLFGDPVAKNMIRTLFVNKQAAEKGAGRPDGIDKVEIRKVGVLGAGLMGSGIAHVTAKAGMEVISLDRTDEEAQKSVAYTKKILDKRVKRGRMTQEKADAFLARITPTSNYDDLKDVDLIIEAVFERPDVKADVIKKTEAVIGDDVVFASNTSTLPIGGLAKHSERPELFIGMHFFSPVERMPLLEIIPHDGTGDRALAVAFDYNSKIRKTPIVVKDVRGFFTNQVFPPYINEAALMVTEGVSLALIENSALNMGLPIGPLAVSDDTTLKLGYDIMRSTQEEMGKDYVPSGIEDFMENMVTKWDRAGRRFGAGFYDYDETGKRLGLWKGMTDHYPLLEDQPTQEEVQQRLMYALLVPSARTYAEGVVPDPQSADLGAIFGLGFPPWTGGPMSYIDTIGVGTFVATADMLAQRHGARFTPPQGLRDMAENGETIYGGAPTTYSKSALERMLEADVVKIANGMGIAASVDDLKADTIAKILNAQAGKKAA, from the coding sequence ATGGCAGACTACACAACTTTTTCCGTCGAAACGGACGCGGACGGCATCGCCCTGATGACAATCGACGTGCCCAATCAGGGCATGAACGTCATCGACGAAAATTTCATGGCTGAAATGCCGCGTTTCTTCGACGCATTCATCGCCTCTGAAACGATGACGGGGCTCGTCATCGCATCCGGGCGCAAGAACGCCTTCATGGCGGGCGCCGATCTGCGCATGCTGGAAAAGCAGGACGGCACGCTCGACAAGGCTGCTTTTGAGGCGGGCATGACGCTCAACCGGGCCTTCCGGAAACTGGAAACGGGCGGTCATACGGATCGCGAAATTCAGCGTGAAGGCAAGAAAGCCAAGCCCGTTGCCGTCGCGCTGGAAGGTCTGGCGCTGGGCGGCGGCCTGGAACTGGCGCTGGCCGGCCACTACCGCGTTGTCGCAGACAGCCCCAAGGTGAAGCTCGGCCTGCCGGAAGTGCTGGTCGGACTTCTGCCCGGCGGCGGCGGCACGCAACGCGTGCCGCGTCTGATCGGACTGCAGAATGCCGCGCAGATGATCACGACCGGGACCAATCTCAACGCTCAGAAAGCCAAGGCGCAAGGTCTGGTCCATGAAGTAGTCGAGCCCGGGACAACCATCGACGCCGCCAAAGCCTGGGTGAAGGACAATATGGCCGGCACATTGCAGCCTTGGGACGTGAAAGGTTTCAAGGTTCCGGGCGGCGCAGGCGCAACCAATCCCAAGGCCGTGCAATTCTTCTCGGCGGCCAATGCCATGGCACTGGCCAAGTCCAAGGATAATTTCCCGGCCATCAAGGCGATCATGTCCTGCCTCTATGAGGGCACCATGTTGCCGATGAGCAAGGCGATCGAAGTCGAGACCAAATATTTCCTCTCCCTGTTCGGCGATCCGGTTGCCAAGAACATGATCCGCACCCTGTTCGTGAACAAGCAGGCGGCGGAAAAGGGTGCGGGACGCCCCGACGGCATCGACAAGGTCGAGATCCGCAAAGTCGGCGTTCTCGGCGCTGGCCTGATGGGCTCCGGCATTGCGCATGTCACCGCCAAAGCCGGTATGGAGGTCATCAGCCTCGACCGCACGGATGAGGAGGCGCAGAAATCCGTCGCTTATACCAAGAAGATCCTCGACAAGCGGGTCAAACGCGGTCGCATGACGCAGGAAAAAGCCGATGCCTTTCTCGCGCGCATCACGCCGACATCCAACTATGACGATCTGAAAGATGTCGATTTGATCATCGAGGCCGTCTTCGAACGCCCCGACGTCAAGGCCGACGTCATCAAGAAAACCGAAGCGGTGATTGGCGACGATGTCGTTTTCGCGTCCAATACATCAACCTTGCCGATCGGCGGTCTGGCGAAACATTCCGAGCGCCCCGAACTGTTTATCGGCATGCATTTCTTCAGCCCCGTTGAGCGTATGCCGCTGCTGGAAATCATCCCGCATGACGGCACGGGCGATCGCGCGCTGGCTGTCGCCTTCGACTATAACAGCAAGATCAGAAAGACGCCGATCGTCGTGAAGGACGTGCGCGGCTTCTTCACCAATCAGGTTTTCCCGCCCTACATCAACGAAGCGGCCCTGATGGTGACGGAGGGCGTATCTCTGGCCCTGATCGAGAATAGCGCCCTGAATATGGGGCTTCCGATCGGTCCGCTGGCCGTGTCCGACGATACCACGCTGAAGCTGGGTTACGACATCATGCGCTCGACCCAGGAAGAAATGGGCAAGGATTACGTCCCGTCTGGTATCGAAGATTTCATGGAAAACATGGTCACCAAATGGGACCGGGCCGGGCGTCGTTTCGGCGCGGGTTTCTATGACTATGACGAGACCGGCAAACGCCTGGGCCTGTGGAAAGGCATGACCGATCACTATCCTTTGCTCGAAGACCAACCGACGCAGGAAGAGGTGCAGCAACGCCTGATGTATGCGCTTCTGGTCCCGAGTGCGCGCACCTATGCCGAAGGGGTCGTTCCCGACCCGCAAAGCGCCGATCTGGGCGCGATCTTCGGCCTTGGCTTCCCGCCTTGGACAGGCGGCCCGATGAGCTACATCGACACGATCGGCGTCGGCACTTTCGTCGCCACTGCCGACATGCTGGCCCAGCGCCACGGCGCACGCTTCACCCCGCCGCAGGGTCTGCGCGATATGGCTGAAAATGGTGAAACGATCTATGGCGGCGCGCCGACGACCTACTCCAAATCCGCGCTAGAGCGGATGCTGGAAGCCGATGTGGTCAAGATCGCCAACGGCATGGGTATCGCCGCCAGCGTCGATGATCTGAAAGCCGACACGATCGCCAAGATCCTGAACGCACAGGCGGGGAAGAAGGCCGCTTAA